Below is a genomic region from Fischerella sp. PCC 9605.
AAAGGCTATCGGCTGTGATGCCATTGCCGAGGATGCGTCCGCCTAGGGCGGCGGCGGCAAAAGCTGGGGCGGCGAGTTCGGCGGGGCTGAGGACTGCTTCAAAGTCAAACACTTGTTGCGCCATGCGGGCAAAGTCCGGATCGGCGTAATGGACTATTACCGGTACTTTGTGTGTGATAGCTTTGACTTTGAGAGCTATTTCCATATTTGTGGCATCGTCGCTGGTGACAGCAATCAGTGCAGCAGCATTCTCTAAATTACTGGCTTTAAGAATTGCGGCAAAGCTACCGTCACCGTGAATTACGGGAATACCTAATCCCCGGGCTGTGTTGACAAATCTATTGTTAGTGTCACGCTCAATGACGATGACTTCATGTCCGCTGGCGTGGAGTTGTTCGGCAATTTTGATACCAATACCTCCTAAACCACAGACTATGTAATGATGGCGATGGGGAATCCGGGTTGCATCCAAAAATTGTTTGAAGCGAGTGCCTAAGACAAAATCATTGAGTAGTGCGTAGAAAAGACCTATTACCGCAGCCCCTAACAGCATCATCAATACGGTAAATAATTTAATGCTGATGGGAGCTTGTTCTACAACTTTTTCATTACCGCCTGCTCCTGTCAGCATACCGACGGCAAAATAGAGAGCATCGATGATGGAAACGGCTTTATCAGTAGAAGTATAGATGAGTGTGGCGATCGCAATAATCACCAGCAGCACCACAGACATTACTACTACTGCTTCAGCATGTTTTTTAAACTGCCGCAGGCTAGTAAGAACTTTGAGGATTTTGGCAATCATCGATCTGCGGATGCAGCGCGTGCGCGGCTGAGTACCAACGATTAAGCGATCGCCTACTTTTAATTTGTGTCCTGTTACTACCGCTGAGACTAAATCCACTTCACCTTCTGCTGGCATATAGTAAATCAACATCCGTGTCCGGTCGTTCCACAATTCACTCAGTTTGCGTCCCAACCACGGGTGATTTTCATCAATATGTTCTTCGTGAATCGGCCAAGTTTGCTGAAACAGCTTGATTTGTCCGATGGCTTGGCTTCCCAATGCTGCAAACGTAAATACAGGTGCTGCCAATCCAGCAACACTCATAGTCAAATGGTCTGACACCGCATGATCCAGACGTTCTCCTAAGCTGGTGTTAAAGAAGCGGTTGATAATCCGAATGCGGGGATTGAGCACCCGCGCTTGCATCATAATTCGCAAATTGAGTGCATCGTCACCCCCAGCGATTACAAGGGTGTGCGCCTGCTGAATGCCAGCTGCTTTCAGGGTACTGGCTGCGTGCAGATCGCCGACAATTACATCTCCTGCTCGTTCGCCTGGAATTGGTTGATAATGAATGCCGACGACTAATGCCCCCTGCTGTCTCAGCAAACGAAAGACTTTATATCCAGTGCGTCCTAAACCACAGACAATGATTCGAGGTTTCATGAATCAGCAGCATGATGTGCAGAAAAAGCTGCATGGTTAAATAAAAATACTAATTTAAATTCTTGCCTGATTCTCAAGAGTAGAACTGTAGCTGAAAACACGATAAATAGAAGTCATTAGTCATTAGTCATTAGTCCTTCGTCATTTGTCATTGATTGGTTGTAACAATCAAGTACTAACTACTAACTACTAACCACTAACCACTAACCACTAACCAATGACCAATGACCAATGACACTTAAATTTCTGGATCGACCAAGCGAGTAGTGGGACGACTCTGATATAAATCTTGTACAACCTGTATAACGCAGGTAACGGCGACAAAACCAATGACTGCAACAGGTAACAAATCTTTGCCGAATATAGCGATCGCAATTACAGCTACTGTCGTCCCAACCCGATACTTAGAACGAATTTTGCAATAGCGGATAACGCCAAGCCGATGGAGAATACCTAAAGCTAGGTAGCATAAAGCTATAGAACCACAGAGCAGCCATCGCCCAGCATCTGATAATGCTACTGTTTGCTCGCTCAATAATACTTCTTCTACACCAACTCCAGCACCAGCAATACCGATTACTAAAGGTAAATGGGTGTAAAGCCAAGTGGCGACAGTACTGACTTTTCCTTCTGCCCGCGCTTTTTGAATAGGTGTACCACCGAGGTTGTCAAAATAAACCCACCACAAGCTAAAAGCGATAACCAGACCAAAGACGGCAGCAATAACGCTGAAAACATCCCATTTTTGTTCAGAGACACCATCAACCACCGCAATAATTGCTTCACCCAAGACAATAATCGTAAATAGCCCGAAACGTTCCGGCAAGTGGGAAGCGTGGGGAAGTAGATTGAGTTGAAACTTTGTGGCTGTGAAGGGTGTAACTAGGTCAATGATAATTCCCACACTCCAAAGAACAAATCGCCAAGGTGCGCTTACAAATGCTGATATTAGCCAGAATACGGCAGCGATCGCAAAACCAGTTGCATAACGTGTTGTCAGTGGACGCGCTGAGGGAATGTGTATACCAGCACGGATATATTCTACGATCAGCACAGCCCGACCAAGAGCATAAGAAAGGGCAAACCCAGGCGCATTTTCATCCAAGCCGTGGTGAATGTTTACAGCCAGCGCCGCCGCCGTCAGCATTTGTAAAGCAACCAGCAGTCGCCGTCCGATGTCATCGCTATCGAAGCGGTTCGCATACATGGTTGTACCAATCCACGACCACCACACGGGTATAAACAGAAATACAAAACCTAAATAGCCTGATAGCGAAACGTCTTCCTCCAGATTGTGGGCGAGTTGAGAAACCGCAACTACAAACACCAAATCATAAAACAGTTCTAACCAAGTGGCGTGTCGATGTTCTTCGCTGTCTTCACCAATGCGTAGGCGTGGTGGTTGGAGAAAGTTTTTCATCTGATTTAATTGTTAATTATTAATTGTTTTTTACCATCAGCGATTAGCTATTAGCCAGACACAATAATCTGCCACATACTTGCTCCTAACCCTATAGCTGCAAGGTGTTGCCACAGCAGTATACTTAGTGGTTGCCGAGCAATTTTTTGCGTTAGTACTATCGATAACAAAACTGAAAAAATTAACGTTGTTCCCTGTAAAAAAGCAATCACAGCTGGATGAGCCACCAATACAGGTAATTGTCCAACATTCAAACCAAAGGTAGCAAAAAATACTGGTAAAATCCGTCCTCCTTCTCCCAAACCCAAGCGCAGATAATGAGCCAAGTTACCTCCCAGTACCAAAGGTAAGTACCCATAGGCAAGCTCTACAAAAGGTCGCGGCTTGATGCGATTTGGGATTTTAACCGCAGAGGACGCAGAACAGATGTAATTATTCAACCAACAATAAACCTTTATTAATCCGTATCCTACAAAAGGAATAGCTACTGGAATCAGCAAAGCTAGCAGTGATAATCCCAAATGAGGTACAAACTGGGTTAAATCTATTTGCAATCCCAACCAAGATTGCAACTCCGGCAAGCGATGCAAATATACTCCACCCAACAGTAAAAACAACAAAGCAACTTCATAACTGTGGGGTACATGAGTTGTCCACAGTTCTATACCAGGAGGACGTAAATTAAACTCAACAGAACGGTGAGGACAGGCTTTTAAACAAGTCATGCATAACACGCAGTCTCTGTTGTCTTCCAACTGTGCGGGGTGAGAATACAACGGACATCCGTTAGTTTCCATACCTTCGCCTTTTTGCGGCCCGCCTTTGTAGCACTGATAGGTGGTGCAAGTCGCAGAACAAATACCCTGTTGTGCCCGTAGTTCTGTCATTGAGAGTTTGGCAAATAAACCATTCATTCCACCAATCGGACACAGATACCGACACCAAAACCGCCGCTCAAAAATGGCAGAAAAAATCATTGCCCCAGCAGTAATTAGCAGCAACAAACAAGCGGAAAGATAAGCTGTATTTTCTAAATGCCAAAGTTCTTCCCACAGGAAAATTAGGGTAAACATCCCAAACAAAAACCATCCACCCCATTTTTCCGCTTCTTCTCGGGGCCAGCGCTTTAGTTTTCTGGGAAACAACCATGTTGATAACTTTTGCGTGATTTCCCCGTAAATCATAAAAGGACAAACAGCGCACCAGATCCGACCGAGAAAGGGGAACAGGAAAAGAAATACAGGCCACCACCAAGCCCAAAACATATTTAAAGCAAAATTGCGATCGCGTGTTTGCGGCCCGATAAATAACACCGCCACAATAAAAGCAAAACCAGCAACAGTAAAACCATAATTAATGCGATCGGGCCACCACGGACTACGCAGAAACTTCCGCAAACCGGGATACGCATTTAAAAGATTCACCCGAAATCGCTTTTTCTTAGTTTCCGCTGACCA
It encodes:
- a CDS encoding potassium channel family protein; its protein translation is MKPRIIVCGLGRTGYKVFRLLRQQGALVVGIHYQPIPGERAGDVIVGDLHAASTLKAAGIQQAHTLVIAGGDDALNLRIMMQARVLNPRIRIINRFFNTSLGERLDHAVSDHLTMSVAGLAAPVFTFAALGSQAIGQIKLFQQTWPIHEEHIDENHPWLGRKLSELWNDRTRMLIYYMPAEGEVDLVSAVVTGHKLKVGDRLIVGTQPRTRCIRRSMIAKILKVLTSLRQFKKHAEAVVVMSVVLLVIIAIATLIYTSTDKAVSIIDALYFAVGMLTGAGGNEKVVEQAPISIKLFTVLMMLLGAAVIGLFYALLNDFVLGTRFKQFLDATRIPHRHHYIVCGLGGIGIKIAEQLHASGHEVIVIERDTNNRFVNTARGLGIPVIHGDGSFAAILKASNLENAAALIAVTSDDATNMEIALKVKAITHKVPVIVHYADPDFARMAQQVFDFEAVLSPAELAAPAFAAAALGGRILGNGITADSLWVAFATLITPSHPFCGQRVKQAAMDADFVPLYVETNNQEIHGWDLLDINLSAGDILYLTMPANRLHQLWRYTPSQVMVS
- a CDS encoding low temperature requirement protein A, with amino-acid sequence MKNFLQPPRLRIGEDSEEHRHATWLELFYDLVFVVAVSQLAHNLEEDVSLSGYLGFVFLFIPVWWSWIGTTMYANRFDSDDIGRRLLVALQMLTAAALAVNIHHGLDENAPGFALSYALGRAVLIVEYIRAGIHIPSARPLTTRYATGFAIAAVFWLISAFVSAPWRFVLWSVGIIIDLVTPFTATKFQLNLLPHASHLPERFGLFTIIVLGEAIIAVVDGVSEQKWDVFSVIAAVFGLVIAFSLWWVYFDNLGGTPIQKARAEGKVSTVATWLYTHLPLVIGIAGAGVGVEEVLLSEQTVALSDAGRWLLCGSIALCYLALGILHRLGVIRYCKIRSKYRVGTTVAVIAIAIFGKDLLPVAVIGFVAVTCVIQVVQDLYQSRPTTRLVDPEI
- a CDS encoding sigma 54-interacting transcriptional regulator, giving the protein MTSQETVIWLQERTALGILSPEPLSAIAQVLEEKVFPANHTLASEGTPPEALYILLEGKLESECSNKSNPSLAVGFLPGAVIHLQEILLAELAQRTITTVTECRFWVVPAAKFREVIDKYPEIAQVVSRMLAQELAQLASALNYEQERSLALRPYLVTKAVRGIVGTSRYAVRLREQIREAAGDRKSVLIFGEPGLGKDNIAALIHFGSKQRREPIIKINCGILQTSGAELFGRAGGKPGLLEWLGEGTLVLNNIQEIPPELLPQVKKLLQDNTYIPVTRSGEPPAEPRTSRARIMIVAEKAQPQIERCIGRIIKVPPLRVRKTDIQAQVEYYISLYTRSRGIAKPRITPEALRRLQSYDFPGNLKELQNLVERAIVQAGEAKELTEEIFWSAETKKKRFRVNLLNAYPGLRKFLRSPWWPDRINYGFTVAGFAFIVAVLFIGPQTRDRNFALNMFWAWWWPVFLFLFPFLGRIWCAVCPFMIYGEITQKLSTWLFPRKLKRWPREEAEKWGGWFLFGMFTLIFLWEELWHLENTAYLSACLLLLITAGAMIFSAIFERRFWCRYLCPIGGMNGLFAKLSMTELRAQQGICSATCTTYQCYKGGPQKGEGMETNGCPLYSHPAQLEDNRDCVLCMTCLKACPHRSVEFNLRPPGIELWTTHVPHSYEVALLFLLLGGVYLHRLPELQSWLGLQIDLTQFVPHLGLSLLALLIPVAIPFVGYGLIKVYCWLNNYICSASSAVKIPNRIKPRPFVELAYGYLPLVLGGNLAHYLRLGLGEGGRILPVFFATFGLNVGQLPVLVAHPAVIAFLQGTTLIFSVLLSIVLTQKIARQPLSILLWQHLAAIGLGASMWQIIVSG